From Acropora muricata isolate sample 2 chromosome 14, ASM3666990v1, whole genome shotgun sequence, one genomic window encodes:
- the LOC136899171 gene encoding uncharacterized protein, giving the protein MSHVALDNRREDPEPVIIVPYFPRGLAKSTEQPLDFNFTLYLYDTLRLPLGLFPDDQDQEVLFEDLQQCMQYCWRYARQRQDWMHDQPVTQDHSQERRAQLSKDTMFREAGQPLGVNMTTGNALFDRNLADVRLDVFGNVMFLKAPHWSDVSVQFMHGFPRRLITDHRGLLRGNITVAARISNQAVRSLSAVAGDIAAFVSQKMVQGLGLTTSELMMARASAIKYAGKREKPTRLLDLKIRFGIDFLTLAPVPKESLRDIRSKSNVHWNGVLESSADEDQEPELSNSSSDSELSVAWDPGEESQGMPATNTDEYTVAVTRHVENLLHCYVSTRQMVTQQLQVRAATARASGSSGMTRRRKQKAPRRKPAASQRALEATARDQERGNTEQREPEQQEQPRRSPREILVALPGIVATRIPNEDSLNRLEQFLRNNQPCDPQRAAQATAEDRESIEEARQRASRNSYEEQRAQQVQEKIKDFWRASQAECTCLGESDVRDSEDDNDQNCPYCICTEEGGDVARVKGRCLNADCKVCALMNKLDKVSLAALGEVRNTRLTVMLDLSPLIVQCLNSGEISEERRQVLVRTFCELLCCSKSRLRFLTNVGFLVMICPRLKHLQLERGWGDVWCNLSKFATAIGYHQDHRSQLAALIFMRQRCIPDSESKWAWYFQSEDPEEQRVNLEVFEQGCRRE; this is encoded by the exons ATGTCACATGTAGCCCTCGACAACAGGCGTGAAGATCCGGAGCCAGTAATAATCGTCCCGTACTTTCCGCGTGGCCTGGCTAAATCTACAGAGCAACCCTTGGACTTCAACTTTACCCTGTATTTGTACGACACCTTACGTCTGCCTCTCGGCCTTTTCCCCGACGATCAAGATCAAGAGGTGCTGTTCGAAGACTTGCAGCAATGCATGCAGTACTGTTGGCGTTATGCAAGACAGAGGCAGGATTGGATGCATGATCAGCCAGTCACCCAAGACCATTCACAAGAGAGGCGTGCTCAGCTCTCCAAGGACACCATGTTCCGTGAGGCAGGGCAGCCTTTAGGAGTCAATATGACAACTGGCAATGCACTCTTTGACAGAAACTTGGCAGACGTACGCCTGGACGTGTTTGGGAATGTCATGTTTCTTAAGGCTCCCCACTGGAGTGATGTCTCTGTGCAGTTTATGCACGGTTTTCCTCGCCGCCTCATCACAGACCACCGCGGCCTGTTAAGGGGAAATATCACTGTTGCTGCCCGGATCTCCAATCAGGCAGTCCGTAGCTTGTCTGCAG TTGCAGGTGACATCGCAGCTTTTGTATCCCAAAAGATGGTGCAGGGACTAGGACTGACAACTTCCGAACTCATGATGGCACGTGCCAGTGCGATAAAATATGCCGGAAAGAGAGAGAAACCTACACGCCTCCTAGATTTGAAAATACGATTTGGAATCGACTTCCTAACATTGGCACCAGTGCCAAAAGAAAGCTTACGGGACATTAGAAGTAAAAGTAACGTGCACTGGAATGGTGTCCTTGAGTCCTCAGCCGATGAAGATCAGGAACCTGAGTTGTCAAACAGTTCTTCTGATTCGGAATTGTCTGTCGCTTGGGATCCCGGGGAGGAGAGTCAAGGAATGCCAGCAACAAACACAGATGAATACACAGTTGCTGTCACAAGACATGTGGAAAATCTACTGCACTGTTATGTCTCAACAAGGCAGATGGTGACACAGCAGCTGCAGGTGAGAGCAGCAACAGCCAGAGCAAGTGGAAGCTCGGGCATGACTCGCAGAAGGAAACAAAAGGCCCCAAGGCGTAAACCTGCTGCTTCACAGCGAGCTCTGGAAGCAACAGCCAGAGACCAGGAACGGGGGAACACTGAGCAACGAGAACCTGAACAGCAAGAACAGCCTAGACGGAGCCCCAGGGAAATTCTGGTGGCCCTTCCAGGGATTGTGGCCACCCGGATACCAAATGAAGACTCGCTAAATAGGCTGGAACAGTTTCTCAGGAACAATCAGCCCTGCGATCCACAACGG GCAGCACAGGCAACAGCAGAAGACAGAGAGTCAATAGAAGAAGCTCGACAGAGGGCATCCCGCAACAGCTACGAGGAACAACGTGCACAACAAGTCCAAGAGAAGATCAAGGACTTTTGGAGAGCTTCCCAGGCTGAGTGCACATGCCTAGGGGAATCTGACGTTCGCGATTCAGAAGACGACAACGACCAAAATTGTCCTTACTGTATCTGCACAGAAGAGGGTGGGGATGTGGCTAGGGTCAAAGGAAGATGTCTGAATGCTGATTGCAAGGTGTGTGCATTGATGAATAAGCTTGACAAAGTCTCACTGGCGGCACTTGGCGAAGTACGCAACACACGTCTCACTGTTATGTTAGATTTATCTCCACTTATTGTCCAGTGCTTGAACTCTGGTGAAATCTCTGAAGAACGAAGGCAGGTTCTCGTCAGAACATTTTGTGAATTACTCTGCTGTTCCAAAAGCAGACTTCGATTTTTGACAAATGTTGGCTTCCTCGTCATGATCTGTCCACGGTTGAAACACCTGCAGCTAGAGAGGGGATGGGGGGATGTGTGGTGTAACTTGTCCAAGTTTGCCACTGCTATTGGTTACCACCAAGATCACCGCAGCCAGCTTGCTGCCCTTATCTTCATGCGTCAAAGGTGTATTCCAGACAGTGAGAGCAAATGGGCATGGTATTTCCAGTCAGAGGACCCTGAAGAGCAGCGAGTTAACCTAGAGGTTTTTGAGCAGGGCTGTCGAAGAGAATAG